The Gemmatimonadota bacterium genomic sequence CTTCAAGAAGGTCAACGACAACTACGGGCACCTGGTGGGCGATGACGTGCTCGCCGAGATGGCGGCCTACCTGCAGGGGGCGGTGCGCGCGGTGGACGTGGTCGCGCGGTACGGGGGCGAGGAGTTTGTCGTTGTGCTGCCCGAGACGGGTTCGCAGGGGGCGCAGGCCTTCGCCGAGCGGTTGCGGGAGGGGGTGGAAGCACGCGCGTTCACGCGCGGAAGTGGTGGGACGTTGCAGCTCACGGCGAGTATCGGAGTCGCCACCTTTCCGTCGCCAGGGATTGACTCACCGGAAGACCTGCTCGCCGCGGCCGACCAGGCGTTGTATCGGGCGAAGGCGGAGGGGCGGAATCGGGTCCGGGGCTAGGCGGCAGACGGCAGACGGCAGACGGCAGACGGCAGACGGCAACGCCTGCACTGGAGACTTTGACCTGTGATGTCATTTCGAGTGATGGGGTACCTCGGCCTGGTGTGCCTGCCGGCGCTGGTGGTTGCACAGGCGCCGTCGCGCACGGGCTCGAGCCGCGCGGGGTTCGACGTGCTGCACTACGACTTTACGGTGGACTTCCGTCGGCCGGCGCGTCCTGACACGCTGGATATTGTTAGCGAGGTCACGGTGATGCGCACGGGCGCGGCCCGATCGATTGCGCTCGACCTCGTGCCCGCGTTCGCGGTGCGTGACGCGTCGGTGAATGGCGCGGCGGTGACTGCGACCCGCGAAGGCGACCAGGTCACCGTCCCGCTCCCCGCGGGACAGCGGGACACGTTGCGCCTCCGATTGCGCTACGCCGGTCGGCCCACGGACGGACTCATTCTCTCAGCCGACTCGTCCGGCGGCTGGACCGCCTTTGGCGACAACTTCCCGCACCGCGCCCGGCAGTGGCTTGCGACGGTCGACCACCCCAGTGACAAGGCGACTGTTGCATGGACGGTCCGGGCGCCGTCTACGCATCGCGTCATCGCCAATGGTGCGCTGCTCGAGGAAACCCCCGAACCCGGTCGCTCGGGGATGACCGTGACCCGATACGCCACCGCGCGGCCGCTCTACACGTCGGTCATGGTGATCGGCGTGGCGCCGTTTGCGGTGTACGAACTCGGCGACACCGCGTGCGGACTGGGTGAGCTGCCGGGATGCGTGCGCCAATCCGTCTGGATCACCCCCGACGTGCGCGACTACATGCCCGGACCGTTCCGCCTCGCGGGCGAGATGGTGGCGTGGATGTCGCGCGTGATCGGCCCGTTCCCATACGAGAAACTGGCGCACGTGCAGTCGACGACCCGCTACGGCGGCATGGAAAACGCCTCGGCCATCTTCTATGCCGACGCGATCTACAAGCGGCGCAGCATGGATGAGGGGCTCATCGCCCACGAGACCGCGCACCAGTGGTTTGGGGACGCGGTGACGACTCGTGAGTGGCCGCACGTCTGGTTGTCGGAGGGGTTCGCGACCTACTTCGCCGCGTTGTGGACCGAACATGCGCACGGCGACAGCACCTTCCGCGGCGACATGGAACGCATGCGTACCTCGGTCCTCGGGCTCACCATGGCTGCGACCACCCCGGTCGTGAACACACAACTCGCGAACGTGGCGAACGTGCTCAACGGGCTGGTCTACCAGAAGGCCGGGTTCGTACTCCACATGCTGCGACGCGAAGTTGGCGACAGTGCGTTCTTCCGCGGCATCCGCAGCTACTACCAGAAGTACCGCCACGGGAACGCCCTGACCGATGATTTCCGTCGTGAGGTCGAGTCGGCGGCCGGCCGTCCCCTCGACTGGTTCTTCGACCAATGGCTGCACCGCCCCGGCACGGCAGAGTTGGATGTCGCGTGGCAGTGGGATGCCTCGCGCCGAACCCTTGAGGTGACGGCGACCCAGGCCGGCACCGCGGCCCCGTACCGCCTCAACCTCGCCCTCGACGTGACCGATCCGACCGGCCGCACCGAGCGGGTCCGGGTGACCTTGCCGGCAACCCGCGTGGCGACCGTCCCGGTGGCGGTCAAGTTGACCGGGGCCCCGCGTTCCGTCGCGGTGGATCCTGATGTCACGATCCTTGGGCGTGTGACCGTGCGAAAGTAGGGGGAACGCCGACCCAGCCGCGGCGCGGCAGCGTTTCTCGGCTTGCAGCGCGCGTGAGTGATCTGCCGCGCCGACGTCCCGGGACATAACGGCCGGAGGTGAAGGGAGCCGCTTCCCGGCGCGGTTAGATTGCCGTTCCCTTATCACCACAGCCGTAGCACCAATGCGTATGCTCGTTTTGGGCGCGGGCCTTCAGGGCTCTGCCTGCGCCTTTGATCTGTTGCAAGACCCGGACGTGACCGAAGTCCGGATTGCCGACCTCCGGGTCGACTCCCTCCCCGCCTTCCTCGCGCCCTACGTCGGGTCGCGCCTGGTGCCGGTGCAGCTCGACGTTCGTGATCGCGCCGCTGTCGTCCCTCATATGGAAGCGTGCGACGCGGTGATGAGTGCCGCGCCCTACTATTTCAACCGCGATCTCGCGGAGTGGGCGATTGCATCGAAGGCCCACTTCTCCGACCTCGGTGGAAACACCGAGATCGTCGCCGAGCAGAAGAAGCTGCACGCGACGGCCCTGGCCGCCGGGCTCTCGGTCATCCCGGATTGTGGGGTCGCACCCGGGATGGTGAACATCCTCGCCCAGCACGGGATCGAGCAACTTGATGCGACGGACGCCGTCCGCATCTACGTCGGCGGACTGCCCCAGGCGCCGGAGCCGCCGCTCAACTACCAGATCGTCTATTCGCTGGAAGGGGTGCTCGACTACTACACCACCCTGTCCTGGATCATTCGCGACGGCAAGCGCCAGCAGGTGAAGGCGCTCAGTGAGATCGTCCCGGTGGAGTTTCCGTCGCCGTTAGGCACCCTGGAGGCGTTCCACACCGCTGGCGGGCTCTCCACCCTCGGCTTTCGCTACGAAGGGAAGATCCCGACGATGGAATACAAGACGCTGCGGTACCCCGGCCACGCGAAGCTCATGGAGGCCATTCGCGACCTCGGGCTGCTGGACCTGGAGCCCGTGGACGTGAAGGGCGTGCAGGTGCGCCCGCGCGACGTGGCCGTCGCCGTCATGAACCCGCGGCTGAACAAGCCGAAGGGGAAGGACCTCGTCGCGCTGCGCGTGACCGTCAGTGGCACCAAGGGCGGAGTGCCGCAGACGATCGAGTGGAACCTCGTGGATCGCTACGACGCGGCGCACGGCATCTCGGCCATGATGCGGTGCACCGGCTACTCACTGGCCATCACGGGCCTGATGCAGGTCCGCGGCCAGGTGACGCAGCGCGGGGTCTGCACCCCGGATGAAGCGATGCCGGGGGCCGCGTACATCGCAGCCCTGGCGGCTCGCGGCGTGCACCTGGAGGAGCGCCGCAGCTAGCGAGTCCATGGCTGCTGGGATGCGGCCTCTGGCAGGAAAAACAAACGCCCGGCAGCTTCACGCTGTCGGGCGCTTGCATACGCTGGTGTGTCGTCAGCCCTCGCGCATCAGAACGCCGCGCATTGCGAGGCCTTGAGCACGTTCAACCGTCCGCGGCCGTAGCGCGCGCGGGGCGTGCCCACCGCGTCCGTGTTGGAGAGAATGCACGACTCCAGCGCTGGCGTCGGCACGCTCCCGATGGTCGATTCGACCACGGCGGCCGCGCCGGCGACGAGCGGGGCGGCGAAGCTTGTCCCGTTGCCGAACAGGTAGGTCAATCCGCTGGCGCACGCACCACCGAAAGCGAAGCGGGAGCAGGCCGAAATGATGTAGTCCTCGCGCACCCCCTCGGGGAGCCCACCATTGCCGCCCGGGGCCACGAGGTCGAGTGCGTCCAGTGCCCCAAAGTTGGAGTAGCTGGTGAGGAGGTCGAAGTTCTTCTGCCGGTACGGGCCGGTCGCGCCAACACTGATCACCCCGCGCATTTGGGCGGGGATGTTGATGACCCTGAGCGCCTCGCGGACGGCGCCCATGTTGAAGCCGTCGTTGCCGGACGCAGCGACGACCATCGTGCCCGACTGGCGCGCCAGGTCGATGACGCCCTGGAGGGCGGAGAGGAGCGGGGCGTTGGCCGGGTTGGTCTCCTGCACGTAACCGCCGAGGCTCATGTTGATCACGTCGGCGTTAAACTGGGTGGCGAGGTAGATCCCGTAGATGATGTCGCCGAAGGTCCCGTTGCCGTCTTCGCTGAGCACCTTGATCGAACAGAGCGTGGCATTCGGAGCGACCGAGGCCATGCCAAGGCCGTTGCTGCGAATCTGCGCCGAAACGAAGGTGCCGTGGAAGTTGTAGTCGTCCGAGGTGAGGTCGGAGGCAAAGCGCGGGGTGAAGATCTCCGTGACATTGCGTGTCGGATCCACGGTGCCCGCCAGGTCCAGGTGGCCGGGATCAACGCCGGTATCGAGGACGCAGACGGTTTCACCCGCGCCGCCGTTGCTCGGCGTCCATGCCTGGTTGGCCCTGGTCACCTTGAGTGACCACTGGAACTGGTTGAAGAACTGCGCACCGCTCTGGTCCGTTCCGGTAGCCGCCGGCCCGCCCACCGCCGTCACGAGCTGCGGCTGCACCAGCGTGGGCTCCGGCAGCCAGCGCATCAAGCGGTCCCTGACAATGGACACATTCGGGTCCGCGGCGAGTGTTGCGGCATTGGCGTCCGAGAGTTCCTGGACGTACAGGAGGCCTAACGCATCGATCTGGCGCACGACCCTCGCGCCCATCGCGGCGATCGACGCACTTGCCGTGGACATGCCCGACGCGGATCCGAGCCTCACCAGATAGGTCCCGGTTTCTGTCGATGCGGTGATCGTCGACAATGCGGGTTGGTCCAGTGTCCGGGGACTCACCGTCGGCTCCGTGGCACCGTCGGAGCAGGCGGCGGCGAGGGCGGCGAGCACAAGGTACGAGGTGCGTCTGGTGGTCGACTTCAACTGCGTTCCCATGAAGATCCTCCGAGTGAGTACCGCGGCTGGAATACGGGCGGTTGTTGGAGAGACGCAGTGCCCGGGTGCCAGCGTCGCTGAGTGGTGGCTCACACTGTGCCGGATCCCTACGCGCTGTCAACCTGAGGCGCACTCGCCACAGGTTCGCGCTCGGTCGGGCGGTGCTGGCGCCCTCCCGGGCAGCGATCGCAGGGTCGTGTTAGTGCACGTACTTCATGGGACGCGTAAAGCGGGCCGCACCTTGCCCCCTGGTGTCTACCTCGAGAAACCCGCGAGCGTCGCGCCCATTGCGTCGATGGTCTCGCGCGCGTTCCAGCGCTCCTGGCCGTTGTACAGGAAGGCAAAGGCCAGGCGTTCCCCTGAGCGCGAGGTCACGTAGCCACCCAGTGACACCACATCACCGGTGGTGCCGGTCTTGGCGTGCAGGTTGCCCTGCGCCGGGGTGTTTATCATCCGGGAGCGGAGGGTCTCCGAGGTGCCCGCGATGGGAAGCGACTGCTCGAACTCCCGCGACCACGGGGCACGGCTGGCATAGGCCAGTAGGTTCGTGAGTGCGCGCGGGGTCACCCGGTTGAGCGACGAAAGTCCGCTGCCGTCCTTGATCTGAATGGCGTGCGGGGCGATACCGGCGCGCTCACGGAGCAGCATGTCGAGCTGCTCGTCGGCCAGTTGCGCGCTCCCGACCGCGGCGCCGTCCGGGCCCCTCGCGGCCGCGCGCAGCAGCAGCTCGGCGAAGTGGTTGTCGCTCTCGCCGTTCATCACGCGGGCAAGCTGGGTCAGCGGCGGCGACGACAAGGTCGCCACGCGGGCCGCGCCATCGGGAGTAGGATCGCTCCGCACGACACCGTCCACGTTGATCCCTGCCGCGATCAGCGCAGACCGGAAGGCGCTGGCGGCGAACTGGGAGGGGTCTTCAACGACCACCGTGTAGACTCGGGCTTGGGAGCGTCCACCGATCCACCCCTTGGCCACGACCGTCCCGTCCTTCGTTCGGCTGATGGAGAGCCGGGCGCTGCGACCGGTCCCGCGAATCTTCGTTTGGTTGACCACCTTCACCCCGGCCAGCGCGGGCCGCAAGGTGATGGACGGGGTCGCACGGCCGCGGACCGGTGTGACGGCGACGTGCAACAGGTTGGCATTCAGGGACAGCGCCGAGACACGCGCCGCGTAGCTGTCGTTCAGGTAGCGGGCGAGCCATCCGTCAGGGATCCGGCGGGCCTCAAAGGCGCTGGCGTCGGCGATGATGTCTCCGGTGACGCGCTTGACCCCGGCGTTCACGACCATCTGAGCGAGGACGGCCATCGGCGACTCGGGGGTTCCGCCGAGGAAGCGTCCGGCGAGGGCGGGGTCGCCGCCGCCGCGAAGGACCAGGGAGCCCCGGAGGGTGCCATCAGGCTCAAGGGTCCCGACGCGCAGCACGTCGGTGTTGAGCTGGTGCCAGGGGCCGAGTCGATCGAAGGCGAGGACGGTGGTGAAGAGCTTCTGGGTGGAGGCCGGCATGAGCGGCGTGTCGGCCTGCCGGGCGAAGAGGGTGTCCCCGCGCGTGAGTGAGGTGACCAGGACGCCCCAGGTACCCGTCTTGACGCGTTGATCCAGGAGGGCGTTCAGGTCCGATGCCAACGAGGCGGCCCCCCACGGGGTCGTGGGGACCAGCGGAGGGGGTGGCGGCGGCCGACGCCGCCCTCGCGATGCCGCAGGGACCACCTTCTTTTTGGGGGGCGCGGATTTCGTCCGAGTCGACGCGGTGGAGCGACGTGGGGTCTCCCTGGACTGGGCGCCCGCCGCCATGGCGTCACCGACCACCAGGGCGGCGACCGCGAAGCAGGATCGGAGATAGCGGCGGGCGAGGCGCATACGGGGACCGGTAATGCCCCGCTGCGAGCCGGGGATCAGACCTTGAAGTACACCTTGCGACGATCCAGGGCGAACAGGATCGCCGCCCAACAAGCGACGAAGGTGAGCGCGTAGAGCAACGAAGCGTTCCGCGGGGCCAGCCAGCTGGCGAAGGCCTGGTCGTAGATCACACGCTGCAGGGGCGCTCGCGCACCGTCGACGGGCACCGTAATGATGCTGCCCATGAGGCGTGCCATCGCCCCCGACCCGAGGAACGCGATCATCGGGTTGCGACCAAACCAGTGGAAGGGCGCCGCCCAACTCGTTATGCCTAACACATCCACCAGCCAGGTGCAAGTCGCGAGGGCGACCGCTCCCATCCCGGCGGTGAACACCACGTAGGAACTGGTCCAGAGGCTCTTGTTGATCGGGAAGGTCCAATGCCACATGAGACCCACGACCATGGCCAGGGATCCCACGCAGGCGAGGGCGAGGAGCCGGTCGGGGAGCGGTCGGCTGGACCCGAGCCACCGCCCGACAAACGAACCGCAGAGCACCGTGCCGACGGCCGGGAGGGTGCTGAGGAGCCCCTCAGGATCCCAGGTCTTCGACGTCCGCCAGAGGTGGGACCCGAACACGGACCGGTCGATCCAGGCGGCGAGCGAGGCGGAGGGATCGTCGAGGTTGAAGGCGCCCAGCCCGTATCCCGGGACGGGAACGAGGGTCATGAGCGCCCAGTACCCCAGAAGGATCGCGACAAGCACCGCCAGTTGTTGGCGCCACGACGTGCGGAGGATGACCAGTCCGGCGACGAGGTAGGCGAGCCCGATGCGCTGAAGGACGCCGGGGATGCGTACCTCGGTGATCCGCGTCAACGGGATCCAGGGAAAGGAAGCCAGCAGGAGCCCGCACGCGACGATGAGCGCCCCACGCCGGACCACCTGCCTGACGAGCGCGGCATCGCTGCTCCCGCGTTGGCGTCGGGCCTCGAGCGAGAGGTGGGTGGTCACTCCGACGATGAACAGGAAGAAGGGGAAGATGAGGTCCGTCGGGGTCCAACCATGCCAGGTGGCATGGGCGAGTGGCGGGTAGATGGCGGACCAACTTCCCGGGTTGTTGACGAGCAGCATGCCGGCGACGGTGAGTCCGCGGAAGACGTCGAGGGCCGGGAGGCGCGTGCGGGTGGAGTCGGTCATGGTCGGACGATACGGTCCGAGGTGCCGGGATGGCGAGGGGGCACGGTCCGTCCCACGGGCTGCTTGCGCACCGCCGACACCGGTCGTATCGTCTCGCCCGCCGATTGTATCCAATATCGGACTGGTGGTCCCCAACCACCACGAGATCGGCACCACACACCCCAGGAGGCTCCATGCAGCACAGGCTCGGTCAGCGACGTTGGTCGACGCTGGCGTTCCTGCTCGTCGCGAGCGTCTCGTCCCTGCACGCCCAGGCCACCGGCCGGGTCACGGGACGGGTCACGGATCGCGATGGCGGAGCGCCCGTCGACGGCGCACAAATTCGCGTGGACGGCACCAACGTCGGCGCCATCACGGGCGCGGACGGACGGTACACGATCGCACGCCTCACGGCAGGCACGTATCAGGTGCGCGTGATCCGGATCGGCTACCTCTCGGCGATCCAGTCAGTCACGGTCAGCGCCGGTGGTGCGGCGACCTCCGACTTCACCATCGTCAAGGCACCCTACCAGCTCGAAGCAGTCGTCACGACGGCCACGGGGCAGCAGCTGACCCGCGAACTCGGCAACTCGATCGCCAAGATCGACGCGGCCAAGCTGACGGCCGATGCGCCGATCACCGCGATGCAGGATGTCCTCAACGGTCGTACCGCGGGCGTGACGATGATTGCGTCCAATGGGAGCGTGGGCGGTGGGTCGCGCGTGCGCATTCGCGGGATCAGCTCGGCGTCGCTCTCCAATGATCCCCTGATCCTTGTGGACGGCGTCCGCATGGAGTCTGGGTCGTTGGCCCTCGGGACGTTCATCGGAGGAGCACGGCCGAATTTCCTGAACAACCTGAATCCCGAGGAGATCGAGAGCATCGAGGTGGTGAAAGGCCCCTCGGCGGCGACCCTCTACGGGACGCAGGCGGCCAACGGCGTGATCGTCGTGACCACCAAGAAGGGGAAGGCCGGTCCGGCGAAGTGGAGCCTCTTCGGTGAGGGCGGCCGGTCGTATGACCCGGCCGAGTACCCTGGCATCTATTACACAGAGGGACGTACGTCGGCCGGTGCGGCGACCAACTGTCTCCAGTGGCAGGCGGCACAGGGGTCGTGCACGGTGACCAAGGTGCATACGCGCAACCTCCTTGAGGACAAGGAAACGACGCCGCTCGGCGTTGGGCAGCGTCAGCAGTATGGCGCCCAGGTGACCGGTGGTACGGAAACGGTCCGGTACTTCGTCTCCGGCGACTGGGAAAATGATCTCGGTGTCCTCAAGATGCCGGATGCGGAAATCGACTCGCTGCTCCTGGAGCGTGGCATCACGACCTTGTCGCGTGATCAGCGCATCCCGAACCAGCTGACCAAGGCGAACCTGCGCACGAATCTGAACATCGCCCTGTCGCAGGAAGCCGACCTGAACATCAACGCGGGGTACGTCAACAACTGGACGCAGTTCCCGCAGACGGGCGACAACCTGCAGGGCGCGATCACGTCCGGGATGTTCGGCATCCCGGCTCCCGGGTTCCGCAGCCACTGGGGCTTTGCCCCGCCAAGCCAGGGCTTCTCCAAGCAGGTCTCGCGATACAACAACCAGTTCCTGAACAGCGCGACGATGAACTACCGTCCCTCGTCGTGGCTCTCGACGCGCGCGACGGCCGGCGTGGATTGGCTCGCGTTCAATGACGAAGCCTTCATCGCGAACGGACAGGGCTGCGCCAGCTGCGGCATCGACCGGCAGGGCTTGCGGCAGATCAACAAGTGGAACAACGCGAAGTGGTCGGTGGACCTCAACGCGACCTCCACTTTCCAGCTGACGTCGTCGATCCAGTCGAAGACGGCGGTGGGCATCCAGTGGAACCGCGATCGGCTGACGGGCTCGCTCAGCCAGGCCGCGATTCTCCCGCCGGGCGGCCGCACGATCGACGCCGGCTCGCAGAAGACGTCGGCCGAGCAGACCATCGAGACCGTCATCTTCGGGGCGTACGTGGAGCAGCAGTTAGGGTGGAAGGACAAGTTGTTCGTCACGGGGGCACTCCGCCGCGACCAGAACTCCGCGTTCGGCGGCGACTTCGGCGCTATCGTCTACCCGAAGGCCACCGTGTCGTACGTGGCGATCGAGCGCCCGGATGCGAAGTGGCTCAACCAGGTCCGTCCGCGCCTGGCCTACGGCGTGTCGGGCCAGCAGCCGACCGCCTCGGCTGCGGTGACGTTCCTGAACCCGACGACGACGTCGATCTTCGGCGGCGGCGACGTGCCGTCAGTGACATTCGGTGCGCTGGGTAACTCGGGGATCAAGCCCGAGCGCTCGCGCGAGATCGAGGGCGGGTTCGACGCGAACTTCTACAACAACCGCGTCTCGCTGCAGGTCACGTACTACAACAAGGAAACGTCCGACGCCCTCGTGAACCGTCCGCTGCCGGGTTCGCTCGGTGCCGGTGCGTCGCGCATCGAGAACATCGGTGTCGTGACGAACAAGGGGATCGAGATCTCGACCAACGCTCGTATGTGGGATAGCGACAACCTGCGCTGGGACCTCGGCGTCGAGTACTCCCAGAACAAGAACAAGCTGGTCTCCCTGGCGCCGGGCATCCCGCCGCTTACCGGGTTCGGATTCCAGAACCGGCCTGGCTACCCGTTGTTCGGGTTGTGGTGGCCGCGCCTGACGAGCTACAAGGACGCGAACAACAACCAGCAGATCGAGCCGAGCGAAGTCGTCGTGACGGACACGGCGGTCTTCAATGGCTACACGGTGCCGGTCAACACGATCGGGATTAACAACTCGTTCGGCTTGCTCAAGGACCGGCTGCGCATCTCCGGCCTCCTCGACATCCGCACCGGGTTCGTCTCGCACAACGTGAACGGCCTCTTCCAGTGCGCGTTCGTGCAGAACTGCGCGGCGCTGCATGTGAAGGGCTTTGACCTCGAGGAGCAGGCGAAGGCCGTCGCCGGTCCGCGTGCCTTCGGCGCGTATGGCGAGAAGGCGGACTTCATGCGGCTGCGCGAGGCCTCGGTCTCGTACACCCTGACCCCGCGCCTCGCGAGCCTGCTCAAGGCGAGCGGCGCGACCGTCACGTTGACTGGGCGCAACCTGTGGCTCCAGACCGACTTCACCAGCTGGGATCCCGAAAACACGACGCAGGGCGGCGATGCGGCGAGCTACAACTTCGTGCAGCAGGCGCAGCCGCGTCAGTTCCTCGTCCGCATCAACCTCAACTACTGATAGCCACCACCATGCATCCCATGAAGAACACGGCGATGTTTGCGCGTGGCGCGCGCCTCACCGGCGCCACGCTTGCGGCGGTTAGCCTCGCCGCCTGCTCGACGGAACGGTTGCTCAAGGCAGACCGTCCCGACCAGATCTCTCCCGGGGCCCTATCCGGTTCGCTCCAGGGCGCG encodes the following:
- a CDS encoding M1 family metallopeptidase; the protein is MMSFRVMGYLGLVCLPALVVAQAPSRTGSSRAGFDVLHYDFTVDFRRPARPDTLDIVSEVTVMRTGAARSIALDLVPAFAVRDASVNGAAVTATREGDQVTVPLPAGQRDTLRLRLRYAGRPTDGLILSADSSGGWTAFGDNFPHRARQWLATVDHPSDKATVAWTVRAPSTHRVIANGALLEETPEPGRSGMTVTRYATARPLYTSVMVIGVAPFAVYELGDTACGLGELPGCVRQSVWITPDVRDYMPGPFRLAGEMVAWMSRVIGPFPYEKLAHVQSTTRYGGMENASAIFYADAIYKRRSMDEGLIAHETAHQWFGDAVTTREWPHVWLSEGFATYFAALWTEHAHGDSTFRGDMERMRTSVLGLTMAATTPVVNTQLANVANVLNGLVYQKAGFVLHMLRREVGDSAFFRGIRSYYQKYRHGNALTDDFRREVESAAGRPLDWFFDQWLHRPGTAELDVAWQWDASRRTLEVTATQAGTAAPYRLNLALDVTDPTGRTERVRVTLPATRVATVPVAVKLTGAPRSVAVDPDVTILGRVTVRK
- a CDS encoding saccharopine dehydrogenase NADP-binding domain-containing protein, translated to MRMLVLGAGLQGSACAFDLLQDPDVTEVRIADLRVDSLPAFLAPYVGSRLVPVQLDVRDRAAVVPHMEACDAVMSAAPYYFNRDLAEWAIASKAHFSDLGGNTEIVAEQKKLHATALAAGLSVIPDCGVAPGMVNILAQHGIEQLDATDAVRIYVGGLPQAPEPPLNYQIVYSLEGVLDYYTTLSWIIRDGKRQQVKALSEIVPVEFPSPLGTLEAFHTAGGLSTLGFRYEGKIPTMEYKTLRYPGHAKLMEAIRDLGLLDLEPVDVKGVQVRPRDVAVAVMNPRLNKPKGKDLVALRVTVSGTKGGVPQTIEWNLVDRYDAAHGISAMMRCTGYSLAITGLMQVRGQVTQRGVCTPDEAMPGAAYIAALAARGVHLEERRS
- the dacB gene encoding D-alanyl-D-alanine carboxypeptidase/D-alanyl-D-alanine-endopeptidase; the encoded protein is MRLARRYLRSCFAVAALVVGDAMAAGAQSRETPRRSTASTRTKSAPPKKKVVPAASRGRRRPPPPPPLVPTTPWGAASLASDLNALLDQRVKTGTWGVLVTSLTRGDTLFARQADTPLMPASTQKLFTTVLAFDRLGPWHQLNTDVLRVGTLEPDGTLRGSLVLRGGGDPALAGRFLGGTPESPMAVLAQMVVNAGVKRVTGDIIADASAFEARRIPDGWLARYLNDSYAARVSALSLNANLLHVAVTPVRGRATPSITLRPALAGVKVVNQTKIRGTGRSARLSISRTKDGTVVAKGWIGGRSQARVYTVVVEDPSQFAASAFRSALIAAGINVDGVVRSDPTPDGAARVATLSSPPLTQLARVMNGESDNHFAELLLRAAARGPDGAAVGSAQLADEQLDMLLRERAGIAPHAIQIKDGSGLSSLNRVTPRALTNLLAYASRAPWSREFEQSLPIAGTSETLRSRMINTPAQGNLHAKTGTTGDVVSLGGYVTSRSGERLAFAFLYNGQERWNARETIDAMGATLAGFSR
- a CDS encoding SusC/RagA family TonB-linked outer membrane protein, which produces MQHRLGQRRWSTLAFLLVASVSSLHAQATGRVTGRVTDRDGGAPVDGAQIRVDGTNVGAITGADGRYTIARLTAGTYQVRVIRIGYLSAIQSVTVSAGGAATSDFTIVKAPYQLEAVVTTATGQQLTRELGNSIAKIDAAKLTADAPITAMQDVLNGRTAGVTMIASNGSVGGGSRVRIRGISSASLSNDPLILVDGVRMESGSLALGTFIGGARPNFLNNLNPEEIESIEVVKGPSAATLYGTQAANGVIVVTTKKGKAGPAKWSLFGEGGRSYDPAEYPGIYYTEGRTSAGAATNCLQWQAAQGSCTVTKVHTRNLLEDKETTPLGVGQRQQYGAQVTGGTETVRYFVSGDWENDLGVLKMPDAEIDSLLLERGITTLSRDQRIPNQLTKANLRTNLNIALSQEADLNINAGYVNNWTQFPQTGDNLQGAITSGMFGIPAPGFRSHWGFAPPSQGFSKQVSRYNNQFLNSATMNYRPSSWLSTRATAGVDWLAFNDEAFIANGQGCASCGIDRQGLRQINKWNNAKWSVDLNATSTFQLTSSIQSKTAVGIQWNRDRLTGSLSQAAILPPGGRTIDAGSQKTSAEQTIETVIFGAYVEQQLGWKDKLFVTGALRRDQNSAFGGDFGAIVYPKATVSYVAIERPDAKWLNQVRPRLAYGVSGQQPTASAAVTFLNPTTTSIFGGGDVPSVTFGALGNSGIKPERSREIEGGFDANFYNNRVSLQVTYYNKETSDALVNRPLPGSLGAGASRIENIGVVTNKGIEISTNARMWDSDNLRWDLGVEYSQNKNKLVSLAPGIPPLTGFGFQNRPGYPLFGLWWPRLTSYKDANNNQQIEPSEVVVTDTAVFNGYTVPVNTIGINNSFGLLKDRLRISGLLDIRTGFVSHNVNGLFQCAFVQNCAALHVKGFDLEEQAKAVAGPRAFGAYGEKADFMRLREASVSYTLTPRLASLLKASGATVTLTGRNLWLQTDFTSWDPENTTQGGDAASYNFVQQAQPRQFLVRINLNY
- a CDS encoding DUF5009 domain-containing protein, which encodes MTDSTRTRLPALDVFRGLTVAGMLLVNNPGSWSAIYPPLAHATWHGWTPTDLIFPFFLFIVGVTTHLSLEARRQRGSSDAALVRQVVRRGALIVACGLLLASFPWIPLTRITEVRIPGVLQRIGLAYLVAGLVILRTSWRQQLAVLVAILLGYWALMTLVPVPGYGLGAFNLDDPSASLAAWIDRSVFGSHLWRTSKTWDPEGLLSTLPAVGTVLCGSFVGRWLGSSRPLPDRLLALACVGSLAMVVGLMWHWTFPINKSLWTSSYVVFTAGMGAVALATCTWLVDVLGITSWAAPFHWFGRNPMIAFLGSGAMARLMGSIITVPVDGARAPLQRVIYDQAFASWLAPRNASLLYALTFVACWAAILFALDRRKVYFKV
- a CDS encoding S8 family serine peptidase, which gives rise to MGTQLKSTTRRTSYLVLAALAAACSDGATEPTVSPRTLDQPALSTITASTETGTYLVRLGSASGMSTASASIAAMGARVVRQIDALGLLYVQELSDANAATLAADPNVSIVRDRLMRWLPEPTLVQPQLVTAVGGPAATGTDQSGAQFFNQFQWSLKVTRANQAWTPSNGGAGETVCVLDTGVDPGHLDLAGTVDPTRNVTEIFTPRFASDLTSDDYNFHGTFVSAQIRSNGLGMASVAPNATLCSIKVLSEDGNGTFGDIIYGIYLATQFNADVINMSLGGYVQETNPANAPLLSALQGVIDLARQSGTMVVAASGNDGFNMGAVREALRVINIPAQMRGVISVGATGPYRQKNFDLLTSYSNFGALDALDLVAPGGNGGLPEGVREDYIISACSRFAFGGACASGLTYLFGNGTSFAAPLVAGAAAVVESTIGSVPTPALESCILSNTDAVGTPRARYGRGRLNVLKASQCAAF